From the genome of Carassius auratus strain Wakin unplaced genomic scaffold, ASM336829v1 scaf_tig00215301, whole genome shotgun sequence:
ttaaaaactttatatatgacattacatatttacattttcatgtaacagccagtatttgtatctgtaacaatcacaatttttttcctatctgcattcggatacaacatcgtacagttacttgataagactgttatgactttttatattttttttcgtagttatcactgaacaagtatgtcgtgttaaactgaaataattattaatttcatgacatgtcatgacaaacgtttagtgatcatttgaacacgactgaatccattcaatgcacacattctcattacgcagaacactttgagcgagtcttaatgttaatgaactttactaaacagatgtgtgtgttctgcgcaaaccagcaaaaggtaaatatgcaaacatgtaggacaagtagacaatgtatccgtatcgaagctgattattagcctactcttgagagagaactggtttggtttttgagagactgagacgcgcagcgcggctgtttgattggtgagcgcgctgtgcttattccattcattcgtatcatggtagcctaagctttcaatatttgccttttaaatatatacaaataatataacgtgtagctatgatgtattattataggtaaaattactcttgcaacgctctgatttctgagagataaacagagagtcgacaacaatgcggtgtttgatttgctctcttttcactcataaagtttacattcattcacttctggcgctgatcccctggctcatctgttatctagcaaacaccagactctgtcagctttagccgagtattcaggcagaattattccttgagcgttattcgttttttaagccattatccgtgccatattcggcttcaggcacaaccctaattattacattacatattttatttttacatgcaacatagataaggtcatatagtaacagctccatgcaatattgtaattctaaaattcacgtggtacttgcaaacactttgtattcattatggttaatgcatgctggagtagtcgattgtttccgacagtgctcgactagtctatgcaagcactagtatagtatgacaaaaatttcgctgtatttatgtgcgaatgtccagtagagccaaacgtatccattctagccttgctgcacgcatttgtcatatcccgagctttgcgtgtgtctgtgcactgtgccaaggcatctgtcatatacatttttgaccacagatataatgtcaacaaaaaattacataaaaattatttgaccttacagttccaaactttgttcttttatccaagtttagctcccagggtcggactgggggtaaaaccagtactcattagcaaggccccaaaggaagagagggcccttgaaaagtatgaatctgaaatatatattttttacctggatattttcatgggtgggggccatgggggcccatcaggactgcctatgcatagggcccaggatcttgtttaacgcccctgttagctttaaccctaattatacacacttgaacctaatcaagctcttactagacacactaatcttccaggtgttttaaggccagttggagctaaacttttcaggacattggccatccaggatgtagtttggagacccctgtcctacagagttgttactttgcacatgctttttgatcattacaaataataatgtaaaattattttcttagaataggagatatgctttctctcgcatcacaaacattatcagtagttaagtatgtggtcttgaagaggacccttttttctttcatttggactcggtcttggacttggactcgaaacttttggacttggacttgacttggactcgaacctctttggactcggtcttgactcggtctcgactagtcctggacttggacttgacttggactcgacaaagccggacttgactacagctctacgtgtatccgaatatggacgcttacgttttactggcacttcaatactcgccaaagagtaatcgtgatccataacaaccacaaccaaaccatacgcgcggctataacataaccaccacttccgcatttgaccatgtgatatgccggtgtggtggaacatcacatggtctacactggaaacaaagtatagagcggacattgcgtcactgagaggcaacatttcttttccgggacggccagttatttaaaatcgtaatttctctgaaataaaaaatctttggagacttttgagatattgtaagtacacaactggaggaaatatatcacactgtgcaagttattttcggaaattttattacaaaattcctccatattggagctttaaGTTAAAAGTTATACAAGTTGGGAGCTTGACTGATAGTTTggttaactatccctttgaagGTTTGGAAACACTGATTGAttctttaatattacatttttagataATAGTGTTGTCaatataactatgaaataacactGCAAAATGTAGCCTTTACTTTGTATTTAGTTTTCAACAAATCAAATAAGCATTTATAGCCTGTACTGTAAGCCTTTATCAATAGATTGTTAAGGTTATGGTAACTAGTTTTGTATCTTTATTGGTCACTTTGATTATGTAATGGCTTGTTCTTATTTAAGGCATGTGACTGCCAAGTGCAAAAGCGAAACTGCTCCTGGTTATTTGTTACCCATCAGAAGTGCCAAAGTGAAGATGTGGTGAGAAATTCAGTactgaatacattttacaaatatacagAAATTATCAACCTTGATTAAAGttttgtgtgtttctaaaacagctTACAAGTCTGGAGAAGTCTGTTGGAGATGCCACTTTGAAGTTTGAGCCTTTTGTCCTTCACGTTCAGTGTAAAAAGCTTGAAGATGCACAGCTTCTGGTGACtgtcacattaaattaaaatgaaactgaCCATGGAGGTTGTTTAAAGGGGAGAAAATAATAACTTGCTTTTTATGGTTTGTTCATTAGCATACTGTTGCAGTAAACTCAGGCTTTAGGAATTCTGGTATAACTGTGGGAAAGAAAGGCAAGATCATCATTGTAAGATACACATTGTGCTTTTTGTTCAACATTAAAGATAAATCGGTGCTCTTTTTTGGTCTGAAATAACTTGTATTTgtcttttgaatatatatatttttaaaggcagTACGCAGCACACATTGTCTTGAGGTTCCTGTCAGCCACAGAGGAACAGTCCTCATCACTGACCAATATCTTGATTTCCTTGTTGGAGTTTCTAACCAGAAGATGGAAGAAAATCATAAAAGAATAGAGAGGTATATTGTAAGCAGATTCTCCTTTGTTTATATACTGTGGgaatttaaatatatagattttaaattaaaattatgcaatttaatttgattagagaagttgaatgaaaaatgtaaaaaaatgtctcAAAGGGCATCAGTAGGCTGCAGTGGAAGCAAAAACATTTGATCTGTACCATCATTTTACcagcattattttagcatcattgagGTACTATTatggttttattcatatttttaactactggaatttttacattttacaatattaactatttaaaattttAGTAAAGTATATTCCATTTCACATAGTATTTgttaatgattttagttttaattagctAGAATAACCCTGATGTGTACAAATCAGTACACATTGAAAAAATGTCACACATTGTTTTATGTAATATGAAAAAATGTCACAAATTGTTTTATGTAATAAATCTTATGTAATGTAATTagtcttcatatatatatatatatttgatttttaactTAGTACAtatcattttaagttttattttaagtcCCAACATATATTTTATTGCCACATCCACATTTAGTTTTAAATCCCAACTATAATtcctcattttattttcaatattaaaacaatttaatttacactgtaagttattgcataataaaatgtattaacttcTGTTTTCAATAGGTTCTATGAGTGCTTAAAAACTGCCCTACAACCTCAAGAACAGAATTGTATTTTAAAGGAAGCAGCCGACAAGAAACCTATTTACAGACGGAGAAGGAGAAGGACACAGGATGATTCTGTGACAGACTGTTGCCAGAGCGTCAACGATCATAATGAAAACAGTGAAGAGGAAACTGTCTGTGATCTACTGTTTTTATGATAGGAAACCGTTTCAAACCCACTTCCTTAAAGTAACCTTTTTGATAAGAGGTGTCTGCTTCCTAAATATCTCTATttcatatttcttattattttgcaGAGACTTGGTGAATTGGTTTTAGTTAACATGCTGCTACTTCAAAGCTTTTGAATGTGTAAACCTTAATGCTTTTGTTCATGCAGAAGTAAGAGACTGTTCAGTGTTTTCACTAACAGTGATGTAGAAATCAACCATGTTATTTATCTCTGACAATCAGTTTGTAAGATGTCATTGTGAAAACGCTTTGTAGTTTGGAGCACATTTCCACTAGATTACTGTTGGGGTCTAGTCCTGCAATCCCTCATTTGGGTCTTGGCTCATTAATTACATCCttcattttgcttttgatttctcattttcttcAGACCTAATTGAAGAAATAATTCAGTTTTATTGATCAGCAAAGCATATTTGAGctctaataaaagtatttttattaaaagcaatTTGTTTATCACATAAAATGCTTCGTGTTAAAAGATACCTCAATGGACAAATTAAAGGTTATTCAGCTACATTTCTACACGTGAAAACGTAATCTCATGACACATACGTGTTGGTCag
Proteins encoded in this window:
- the tyw3 gene encoding tRNA wybutosine-synthesizing protein 3 homolog isoform X2, with product MAGDTFELWKNQCLSKCDFSKKGSVDDDICHIVSFINSHDRYFTTSSCSGRIILFDGACDCQVQKRNCSWLFVTHQKCQSEDVLTSLEKSVGDATLKFEPFVLHVQCKKLEDAQLLHTVAVNSGFRNSGITVGKKGKIIIAVRSTHCLEVPVSHRGTVLITDQYLDFLVGVSNQKMEENHKRIERFYECLKTALQPQEQNCILKEAADKKPIYRRRRRRTQDDSVTDCCQSVNDHNENSEEETVCDLLFL
- the tyw3 gene encoding tRNA wybutosine-synthesizing protein 3 homolog isoform X1, translated to MAGDTFELWKNQCLSKCDFSKKGSVDDDICHIVSFINSHDRYFTTSSCSGRIILFDGACDCQVQKRNCSWLFVTHQKCQSEDVFCVFLKQLTSLEKSVGDATLKFEPFVLHVQCKKLEDAQLLHTVAVNSGFRNSGITVGKKGKIIIAVRSTHCLEVPVSHRGTVLITDQYLDFLVGVSNQKMEENHKRIERFYECLKTALQPQEQNCILKEAADKKPIYRRRRRRTQDDSVTDCCQSVNDHNENSEEETVCDLLFL
- the tyw3 gene encoding tRNA wybutosine-synthesizing protein 3 homolog isoform X3; this translates as MEEPVSYHDRYFTTSSCSGRIILFDGACDCQVQKRNCSWLFVTHQKCQSEDVFCVFLKQLTSLEKSVGDATLKFEPFVLHVQCKKLEDAQLLHTVAVNSGFRNSGITVGKKGKIIIAVRSTHCLEVPVSHRGTVLITDQYLDFLVGVSNQKMEENHKRIERFYECLKTALQPQEQNCILKEAADKKPIYRRRRRRTQDDSVTDCCQSVNDHNENSEEETVCDLLFL